A genome region from Ptiloglossa arizonensis isolate GNS036 chromosome 4, iyPtiAriz1_principal, whole genome shotgun sequence includes the following:
- the Mrps26 gene encoding mitochondrial ribosomal protein S26, with product MIGISMITSTSALMIRNVNSFDRFVLNGLCIQFVRWKRKPIWLPTAKTKLFRVPKRPVLPEEEILELRRINNNYKTYMNSLRFYIISKEEANKELQSFDMVKDLEEQHFLECCQKNQTWNQLIATEREERLMQENEARQIQILKKVEAKQQRNQEINAMIDLKIKQVKEQSKTFITAANIDEAINNMFDIIVDHNIAIDLQGNFYPESKTVSDSEKTMEDAKETVPVL from the exons ATGATAGGAATATCAATGATAACGAGTACGAGTGCGTTAATGATACGAAATGTAAATAGTTTTGATCGTTTCGTATTAAATGGACTTTGTATTCAATTTGTACGATGGAAAAGAAAGCCAATTTGGTTACCCACGGCTAAAACGAAACTGTTTAGAGTACCGAAAAGACCGGTTCTACCTGAGGAAGAAATCCTCGAACTtcgacgtataaataataattacaaaaccTATATGAACTCTTTGAG ATTTTATATAATCAGCAAGGAAGAAGCTAATAAAGAACTACAATCTTTTGACATGGTCAAAGACTTAGAGGAACAACATTTTCTGGAGTGTTGCCAAAAAAACCAAACATGGAATCAACTAATAGCTACTGAACGAGAAGAACGGTTGATGCAAGAAAATGAAGCACGCCAAAtccaaattttgaagaaagtaGAGGCAAAACAACAAAGAAACCAGGAGATAAATGCCATGATCGACTTAAAAATCAAACAAGTGAAAGAACAATCTAAAACGTTTATTACAGCAGCTAATATAGACGAAGCTATTAACAATATGTTCGACATTATCGTAGATCATAATATCGCGATCGATCTGCAGGGTAATTTTTATCCAGAATCTAAAACTGTATCAGATTCAGAAAAGACTATGGAAGATGCTAAAGAGACTGTGCcagttttataa
- the Ets96b gene encoding ets96B — protein sequence MNQDQEVPATATDLARLPSEEFSGLNEPLRTVASGYCPVNYSVAQASGEEKLHSENEIYPAQEYRQEPWLQDGSSCETEDSEQYVPEFHRMSSANVKQESANCRKINDAEYAQYQASGHSHGQGSTFLDLDPDSRTNCFGNGKLNARTSDTAKSIAVKEEPTDRGYGEPISVAGIATSMAQDTRNNNNVVYQQQQQQQYASGTRNTRGGSPSLSRPASASSAASQWQSTPSASASASTSASTSASGSSGDAFFHRQENWTSEVYGKRSVTPTWTELGVQLDARNSSWERQSNCYQKKGSPTSWNADYAGKRPSSATGVSPWSEMTVGYQQQRRGSLQLWQFLVTLLDDPANAPCIAWTGRGMEFKLIEPEEVARRWGVQKNRPAMNYDKLSRSLRYYYEKGIMQKVAGERYVYKFVCDPEALFNMAYGTGGSSSLPGEGRNGVRSQSISGKISAGNDVSEMREHPTTGYGDAVLAMYSNSAAVYGSSSLHHLHQYLGGNDGFKTPPNRYHPHYSHEYNGSHHHPPSSYAETFLNYGRLSHDVPTESRSQELPRIPYGQETDGTSREREPSSILYDGVQRTQLPAAPALSQPSLLDATTTSSKIEQTSYACLGVGSCVC from the exons ATGAATCAGGATCAGGAGGTGCCCGCGACAGCCACGGACTTGGCCCGACTG CCCAGCGAAGAGTTCAGCGGTTTGAACGAGCCGCTCCGAACGGTCGCCTCGGGATACTGTCCCGTTAATTATTCTGTGGCGCAGGCTAGCGGCGAGGAGAAGCTACATTCCG AGAATGAAATATACCCCGCTCAGGAATACAGACAGGAGCCTTGGCTTCAGGACG GTAGCAGCTGCGAGACAGAAGACAGCGAGCAATACGTGCCGGAGTTTCATCGGATGTCAA GTGCCAACGTGAAACAGGAATCCGCCAACTGTAGGAAAATCAACGACGCCGAGTACGCGCAGTATCAAGCATCGGGTCATTCGCACGGTCAAGGCAGCACCTTCCTCGATCTCGATCCCGATAGTCGCACAAACTGTTTTGG GAACGGCAAGCTGAACGCGCGAACGAGCGACACCGCGAAAAGCATCGCCGTGAAGGAAGAACCGACGGACCGGGGATACGGGGAGCCAATTTCCGTGGCTGGTATAGCCACGTCGATGGCCCAGGACACACGAAACA ACAACAACGTGGTGtaccagcaacagcaacagcaacagtacGCCAGCGGGACGAGAAACACCAGAGGTGGTTCGCCGTCTTTGAGTCGACCGGCCAGCGCCTCTTCGGCGGCCTCTCAGTGGCAATCGACAccctcggcgtcggcgtcggcgtccacGTCGGCGTCAACGTCGGCCTCGGGATCCAGCGGGGACGCTTTCTTTCACCGACAAGAGAACTGGACCTCGGAGGTATACGGGAAACGAAGCGTTACACCCACGTGGACCGAGCTAGGAGTACAATTGGACGCGAGGAACTCGTCGTGGGAGAGACAGAGCAATTGTTACCAGAAGAAAGGCTCCCCGACTTCGTGGAACGCGGATTACGCGGGCAAGAGGCCCTCCTCCGCGACGGGAGTGTCACCCTGGAGCGAGATGACCGTCGGTTATCAACAACAACGACGCGGTTCCCTTCAGCTGTGGCAGTTCCTGGTAACCCTGTTGGACGACCCCGCGAACGCACCTTGCATCGCCTGGACCGGTCGTGGAATGGAGTTCAAGCTGATCGAGCCCGAAGAG GTGGCTCGTAGATGGGGCGTTCAGAAAAATCGACCGGCGATGAACTACGACAAACTGAGCAGGTCCTTGAGGTATTACTACGAGAAGGGAATAATGCAGAAAGTGGCGGGCGAAAGATACGTTTATAAATTCGTCTGCGACCCGGAAGCGCTGTTCAATATGGCGTACGGTACCGGAGGGTCCTCGAGTCTTCCCGGCGAAGGGAGGAACGGCGTTCGAAGTCAGTCGATATCCGGCAAGATATCGGCTGGGAACGATGTCTCCGAAATGAGAGAACATCCCACCACTGGATACGGGGACGCGGTCCTCGCTATGTACTCGAACAGCGCGGCAG TGTACGGATCGTCCAGCTTGCACCATCTGCACCAATACCTGGGTGGTAACGATGGCTTCAAGACACCGCCGAACCGGTACCATCCTCACtactcgcacgagtacaacggtagCCATCACCATCCACCGTCGAGCTACGCAGAGACCTTTCTGAACTACGGCCGCTTGTCGCACGACGTTCCGACCGAGTCCAGAAGCCAAGAGTTACCGAGGATCCCGTACGGTCAGGAAACGGACGGTACCAGCAGGGAGCGAGAACCGTCATCGATTTTGTACGACGGAGTGCAGAGAACGCAATTACCGGCTGCTCCGGCCCTCTCCCAGCCGAGTTTGCTCGACGCTACCACCACCAGCTCGAAAATCGAGCAAACTTCGTACGCCTGCCTCGGCGTGGGGAGCTGCGTCTGctga
- the Ude gene encoding uracil-DNA degrading factor produces MSKSRSAESTETTMGFKDKQKALDTLKALDGRDISYQYHVITSFVSRAKRTLQITRDEEKLANLREALKVFEDWLTDYRENNRGKENFAYLPIETVKGYRILAKKYDILDEEFLQVYKKEKGDYKSLRAVKVPDKDITWDIERNQRLREIIDKIKQDHVQWYETDVGDFRGFPTKEHVQCIMLGYSPDPSKLKKLMSQMEEKFASEENEDMELDEEEEEEDEKRRRDKLVKRSRESLSSSDSEDEEPVKKMAKRSTDEDKTEKEENRLGFKDKERALQSIEYLNGRDVTYQYHAIAGLVKRAERVLSCTKDEQKIKNMKEAVEVLENWITNYNVNGRAKENFNYLPIDLVRAFKPLAEKYKIEDTAFLEAYEDADGDYKKLRTVQVPDSNVTWDVERNKNLRSLVERIKEKNIQWFETDAELRGLPTEEHTRCIMWAFSHDTGKLKKLLPTLTERLKS; encoded by the exons ATGTCGAAAAGTAGATCGGCGGAATCGACCGAGACCACGATGGGCTTCAAGGACAAGCAAAAGGCCCTGGACACGTTGAAGGCACTGGACGGTCGAGACATCAGCTACCAGTACCACGTGATCACGAGCTTCGTCAGCCGGGCCAAGAGAACCCTGCAAATCACCAGAGACGAGGAGAAGCTCGCCAATCTGCGGGAGGCTTTGAAGGTGTTCGAGGACTGGCTGACCGATTACAGGGAGAACAATCGCGGCAAGGAGAACTTCGCTTACCTGCCGATCGAGACCGTGAAAGGCTACAGGATCCTCGCCAAAAAATACGACATTCTCGACGAAGAATTCTTGCA AGTGTACAAGAAAGAGAAGGGAGACTATAAAAGTTTACGGGCCGTCAAGGTACCGGACAAAGACATCACCTGGGACATCGAAAGGAACCAAAGGTTGAGGGAGATCATCGACAAGATCAAACAAGATCACGTGCAATGGTACGAGACAGACGTTGGGGATTTCCGGGGATTCCCGACCAAGGAACACGTTCAGTGCATCATGTTGGGGTACAGCCCGGATCCCTCCAAGTTGAAGAAACTGATGTCTCAGATGGAGGAGAAGTTCGCTTCTGAAGAGAACGAGGACATGGAactcgacgaggaggaggaagaggaggatgaAAAACGGCGCAGAGACAAACTCGTGAAAAGGAGCCGCGAGAGTTTGTCCAGCAGCGACTCGGAGGACGAGGAACCGGTAAAGAAGATGGCGAAACGTTCGACCGACGAGGACAAGACCGAGAAAGAGGAGAACAGACTCGGTTTCAAAGATAAGGAGAGAGCGTTGCAGAGCATCGAGTACCTGAACGGTAGGGACGTAACTTATCAGTACCACGCGATTGCTGGCTTGGTGAAAAGGGCCGAGAGGGTACTGTCGTGCACAAAGGACGAGCAAAAGATCAAGAACATGAAAGAAGCCGTCGAGGTGCTGGAGAATTGGATCACGAATTACAACGTGAACGGTCGGGCGAAAGAGAACTTCAACTACCTGCCCATCGATCTGGTGCGAGCTTTCAAACCGTTGGCGGAGAAATACAAGATCGAGGATACCGCGTTTCTCGA AGCGTACGAGGACGCGGATGGAGATTACAAAAAGCTGAGGACCGTCCAAGTTCCCGACTCGAACGTAACGTGGGACGTAGAGAGGAACAAAAACCTTCGGAGTCTCGTGGAGCGTATCAAGGAGAAGAATATTCAGTGGTTCGAGACAGACGCCGAACTACGCGGCTTGCCCACCGAGGAGCACACTCGGTGTATAATGTGGGCTTTCAGTCACGATACCGGGAAACTCAAGAAACTTTTGCCCACTCTGACCGAGAGATTGAAGTCTTAG